From Demequina lutea, a single genomic window includes:
- the polA gene encoding DNA polymerase I, which produces MSVIRDRLAPVSQSAKETLLLVDGLSMAFRAFFALPVENFATSDGAPTNGVYGFTAMLATLLGDRKPTHAAVAFDLPGGTFRTERLPSYKGTRDATPPEFEPQVPLMREVLKALGVAAVDKPRFEADDLLATYARLGREAGMRVLVVSGDRDTIQLVTEDVTLLYPRKGVSDLIEYTPETVFERYAVAPHEYPDLAALVGETSDNLPGVPGVGPKTAAKWIATYGGLDGILASANDIPGKVGESLRANLDTVRLNRELNHLLTDLEVDVTLDQMRLHGADAAAVHAVCDALQFRGLRSRLLAFVTDPSTGVDDEEVTSAVDVTVSAPAAVAEVVALTGSVALHVRSDAGDAWALGIAQGEHAWGLDLGAIAQDEDKALAAWLADAAVAKVFHGAKDAMHALATRGYRLGGVADDTQIATYLAVPAQGRLDLDDVAERLLGERSTAAAGGQLDLGMGGSALEEAAKNAHRVQRLAAILAEDLTKSSMTSLYREMEIPLVEALFRMEESGVAVDDGELESLSSQALSRVEKAAEEAFASIGTRVNLGSPRQLQEVLFEQLRMPKTKKIKTGYTTDAASLADLYERQPHPFLEALLAHRDATKLAQIIQTLRDAIGTDGRIHTTFSQTVASTGRLSSKDPNLQNIPIRTEEGHRIREAFVVGEGYETLVTADYSQIEMRIMAHLSGDEALINAFKEGEDLHRFVGSRVFGVPPEGVTPQMRSHVKAMSYGLAYGLSSFGLARQLSVSVGEAQALMDDYFSRFGAVREYLSGVVKQATIDGYTETLFGRKRFLPDLESSNRQRRDMAERMALNAPIQGSAADLIKRAMLAVDGRLASEGLSSRQILQVHDELVVEAAPGEADAVETILREEMARAGELSVPLDVNVGRGTNWRIAGH; this is translated from the coding sequence GTGTCGGTCATAAGAGATAGGTTGGCACCTGTGAGCCAATCAGCCAAGGAAACGTTGCTACTAGTTGACGGATTGTCGATGGCGTTTCGCGCTTTCTTTGCCCTACCCGTCGAGAATTTCGCCACGTCGGACGGTGCGCCCACCAATGGCGTCTACGGCTTTACGGCGATGCTCGCGACGCTCCTCGGGGACCGCAAGCCGACGCACGCGGCCGTCGCATTCGACTTGCCGGGTGGCACGTTCCGGACGGAACGATTGCCCAGTTACAAGGGAACTCGCGACGCGACGCCCCCGGAGTTCGAGCCGCAAGTGCCGCTCATGCGCGAGGTGCTGAAGGCGTTGGGAGTGGCCGCAGTCGACAAGCCCCGCTTCGAGGCCGACGATCTGTTGGCCACGTATGCGCGCCTCGGGCGCGAAGCAGGCATGAGGGTGCTCGTCGTTTCGGGGGATCGGGACACGATTCAACTCGTCACGGAAGATGTGACGTTGCTGTATCCGCGAAAGGGCGTCAGCGATCTCATCGAATACACGCCCGAGACGGTGTTTGAGCGGTATGCGGTCGCCCCGCACGAATATCCCGATCTGGCTGCCTTGGTAGGCGAGACTTCGGACAACCTCCCGGGGGTGCCAGGGGTGGGGCCAAAGACCGCGGCCAAGTGGATCGCGACGTACGGCGGCCTCGACGGGATCCTGGCCTCGGCGAATGACATTCCTGGCAAGGTGGGGGAGAGCCTGCGCGCGAATCTCGACACGGTGAGACTCAATAGGGAGCTCAACCATCTGCTGACAGACCTCGAGGTAGACGTCACTCTCGACCAGATGCGCCTGCACGGTGCGGATGCCGCAGCCGTTCACGCGGTGTGCGATGCGCTTCAATTCAGGGGCCTGCGGTCGCGCCTTCTCGCCTTCGTCACCGACCCAAGCACGGGAGTGGACGATGAGGAGGTCACCTCTGCCGTCGACGTCACGGTGTCCGCTCCTGCAGCGGTAGCGGAGGTGGTGGCGCTCACCGGGTCAGTCGCCCTGCACGTCCGGTCGGACGCGGGGGACGCGTGGGCGCTCGGGATCGCACAAGGTGAGCACGCGTGGGGCCTCGACCTCGGCGCGATCGCTCAAGACGAGGACAAGGCGCTAGCGGCTTGGCTCGCGGATGCGGCGGTCGCGAAGGTATTCCATGGAGCCAAGGACGCGATGCACGCTCTCGCGACACGGGGTTATCGCTTGGGGGGGGTGGCAGACGACACGCAGATCGCCACATATCTCGCCGTGCCAGCCCAGGGCCGACTCGACCTCGATGATGTCGCCGAGCGGTTGCTGGGTGAACGGAGCACCGCGGCCGCTGGAGGGCAACTCGATCTTGGGATGGGTGGGTCGGCGCTTGAGGAGGCGGCGAAGAACGCGCATCGAGTGCAGCGTCTCGCGGCGATTCTCGCTGAGGACCTGACGAAGAGTTCGATGACTTCGCTGTATCGCGAGATGGAGATCCCGCTCGTCGAGGCCCTGTTCCGCATGGAAGAGTCGGGGGTCGCGGTCGATGACGGCGAGCTCGAGTCGCTGTCTTCACAGGCGCTGAGCCGTGTGGAGAAGGCCGCCGAAGAGGCGTTTGCCTCGATCGGCACTCGTGTGAATCTTGGGTCGCCTCGTCAGCTCCAGGAGGTGCTCTTTGAGCAACTTCGCATGCCCAAGACCAAGAAGATCAAGACCGGCTACACGACGGACGCCGCCTCGCTCGCCGATCTCTACGAGCGCCAACCGCACCCGTTCCTTGAGGCGCTGCTTGCCCATCGGGACGCCACAAAGCTCGCCCAAATCATTCAGACGCTGCGCGACGCCATCGGCACCGACGGGCGAATCCACACGACGTTTTCTCAGACGGTTGCGTCGACCGGCAGGCTGTCGTCCAAGGATCCGAACCTGCAGAACATTCCTATTCGGACCGAGGAGGGACACCGCATCCGCGAGGCATTCGTGGTCGGCGAAGGGTACGAGACTCTCGTGACGGCCGATTACAGCCAGATCGAGATGCGGATCATGGCTCACCTCAGTGGGGACGAGGCCCTCATCAACGCGTTCAAGGAAGGCGAGGACCTGCACCGATTCGTCGGCTCGAGGGTGTTTGGTGTGCCCCCTGAAGGCGTGACTCCTCAGATGCGTTCTCACGTGAAGGCGATGTCCTATGGGCTCGCTTACGGCTTGTCATCCTTTGGTCTTGCCCGCCAGTTGAGCGTGTCCGTGGGCGAGGCGCAGGCCCTCATGGACGACTACTTCTCGCGTTTTGGCGCGGTCCGCGAATATCTCAGCGGCGTCGTGAAGCAAGCGACGATCGACGGTTATACCGAGACCCTGTTCGGGCGAAAGCGGTTCTTGCCAGACCTCGAGTCATCGAACAGACAGCGGCGCGACATGGCCGAACGCATGGCGCTTAACGCACCGATTCAGGGCAGTGCAGCGGATCTCATTAAGCGCGCGATGCTAGCCGTCGACGGCCGTCTTGCCTCCGAGGGGCTGTCCTCGCGGCAGATTTTGCAGGTGCACGATGAACTGGTGGTGGAGGCGGCGCCCGGCGAGGCGGACGCAGTGGAGACCATCCTCCGCGAGGAGATGGCCCGCGCCGGAGAACTGTCGGTTCCTTTGGACGTGAACGTCGGACGTGGGACCAATTGGCGGATTGCGGGCCACTGA
- a CDS encoding PaaI family thioesterase, with amino-acid sequence MTDTEAGMDYPYEGLIARLGITVESVAPDRAVASMEVEGNTQPYGFLHGGASAALAETVGSLAAMAHAGSGQMAVGVDLNITHHRALTSGTITAVATAAHLGRTVATYDIAILSGDEKRIATARLTCYIRNT; translated from the coding sequence ATGACCGACACCGAAGCGGGTATGGACTACCCATACGAAGGCCTCATCGCCAGACTTGGCATCACCGTGGAGTCCGTCGCACCGGACCGCGCCGTGGCATCGATGGAGGTCGAGGGAAACACCCAGCCCTATGGCTTTCTGCACGGCGGCGCATCGGCCGCGCTCGCTGAAACGGTGGGGTCCCTGGCGGCCATGGCCCATGCGGGTTCCGGACAGATGGCCGTCGGCGTCGACCTCAACATCACCCACCACCGCGCGTTGACTTCAGGAACGATCACGGCCGTTGCCACCGCAGCGCACCTCGGGCGGACGGTCGCAACCTATGACATCGCGATACTTTCCGGGGACGAAAAGCGGATCGCCACGGCGCGACTCACTTGCTACATCAGGAACACATAG
- a CDS encoding branched-chain amino acid ABC transporter permease has translation MRAALDTRAIVRAGVILVVVALAMTLYSAFIGNAGSDSSRAISAAGATTGTISTTAINEAPIAPLSEASAVTGVATATDPTPTHVNRLAQNVVNGVTFGLLLALASVGLSLIYGTTGLSNFAHGEQVSFGAILTYFLATSDKVSLPLIPKEFTIGLPLVVAAILAVIIAGGSGWLQDKFLWGPLRRKRVGVVQQMIVSIGLSLALVNLLQWWMGGRKMRLTTSIDTRHHWGGIEISNQTIISMVIAIVCLLAVSWFLLYTRLGRATRAVSDNPSLAAASGIKVDSIVRLVWILAAALAAVGGILLALYEQATSFDAGSRMLLLMFAAVTLGGLGQPFGALVGSLVIGIVVEVSTLWLPPDLKFATALAILIVVLLFRPQGILGRPERVG, from the coding sequence GTGAGAGCAGCGCTCGACACCCGTGCCATTGTTCGCGCCGGAGTGATCCTCGTCGTCGTGGCGTTGGCGATGACGCTGTATTCAGCGTTTATCGGCAACGCGGGAAGTGATTCCAGCCGTGCCATATCGGCGGCCGGAGCGACGACGGGCACCATCTCCACCACCGCCATTAACGAAGCGCCAATCGCCCCATTGAGTGAAGCTAGTGCGGTCACGGGCGTCGCCACCGCTACGGACCCAACACCGACTCATGTCAACCGCCTTGCGCAGAATGTCGTCAACGGAGTCACCTTCGGTCTGCTGCTCGCCTTGGCCTCCGTCGGACTGTCATTGATCTACGGAACAACGGGGCTCAGCAACTTTGCTCATGGTGAGCAAGTCTCATTTGGCGCGATCCTCACCTACTTCTTGGCGACCAGCGACAAGGTCTCGCTACCGCTGATCCCCAAGGAGTTCACCATCGGGCTACCGCTGGTCGTCGCAGCGATCCTTGCGGTCATCATCGCCGGTGGCTCTGGCTGGCTCCAGGACAAGTTCCTGTGGGGCCCACTGCGCCGCAAACGCGTCGGCGTCGTGCAGCAGATGATCGTGTCAATCGGCCTGTCACTCGCGCTCGTCAATCTCCTCCAGTGGTGGATGGGCGGCCGCAAGATGCGGCTCACCACCTCGATCGACACACGCCACCATTGGGGAGGGATCGAAATCAGCAACCAGACGATCATTTCCATGGTCATTGCGATCGTGTGTTTGCTTGCCGTGTCATGGTTCCTGCTCTACACGCGCCTTGGCCGTGCTACCAGGGCGGTCTCTGACAACCCATCGCTGGCCGCAGCCTCGGGCATCAAGGTTGACTCGATCGTGCGCCTCGTATGGATTCTTGCCGCGGCGCTCGCCGCGGTGGGTGGAATCCTGCTCGCCTTGTACGAGCAGGCGACGTCCTTCGACGCTGGTTCTCGGATGCTGCTCCTCATGTTCGCGGCGGTGACGCTCGGCGGCCTGGGCCAGCCGTTCGGTGCCCTCGTCGGGTCTCTCGTCATCGGCATCGTCGTCGAGGTATCGACCCTGTGGTTGCCGCCAGACCTCAAGTTCGCGACGGCTCTTGCCATTCTGATCGTGGTGCTGCTTTTTCGACCTCAAGGAATACTCGGACGACCGGAAAGGGTGGGTTAG